A genomic segment from Bryobacteraceae bacterium encodes:
- a CDS encoding chorismate mutase has product MQDPLEPLTVEQAEAALDECRHQIDDVDRRIVGLLNERARIVEVVGDVKQRAAMRVYEPKREELVYANVTGSNGGPLPSPSVRRIYERIIDEMRTLQRDRMAARAINEEPKP; this is encoded by the coding sequence TTGCAGGATCCTCTCGAACCGTTGACCGTTGAGCAGGCCGAAGCCGCTCTCGACGAGTGCCGCCACCAGATCGACGATGTGGACCGCCGCATCGTCGGCCTGCTGAACGAACGCGCGCGCATCGTCGAAGTAGTGGGTGACGTCAAACAGCGCGCCGCGATGCGCGTCTATGAACCCAAGCGAGAGGAACTGGTGTACGCCAACGTCACCGGCTCCAACGGTGGTCCCCTTCCCTCGCCCTCGGTGCGCCGCATCTACGAGCGCATTATCGACGAGATGCGGACTCTCCAGCGGGACCGCATGGCCGCCCGCGCGATCAACGAGGAACCCAAACCGTGA
- a CDS encoding N-acetylneuraminate synthase family protein produces the protein MIVVMEEGATEHQIQTVIDRMIDLDFTVHRSTGQSLTVIGGVGPEDRVDPVDLEGLAGVKVCHRIESPYKLAHRHFRPEGGVIRVGKAEIGSTAIALAAGPSLIENRRQIERVAGIVAEAGGQILRGRCDPVRPGFAEPEPIEPALEMLRLAADAHGLGVLAEACDPAQTPLIAQFADIIQVSSQNMQNFRLLGAVRAAGKPVLLRRGVSATLEELLISAEFVLTAGNYDVMVCECGIRTFESHTANTMDIGAIPTLRKWSHLPVLADPSRGSGRRDKVIPMALAAAAAGAHGLLIELHPDPDHARADGGQALSPAQFLELAARLRQLAPAVGRTFG, from the coding sequence GTGATCGTCGTCATGGAGGAAGGCGCCACCGAGCACCAGATCCAGACTGTCATCGATCGCATGATCGATCTTGACTTCACTGTCCACCGCTCCACCGGCCAGTCGCTCACCGTGATCGGCGGTGTCGGGCCCGAGGACCGCGTCGACCCCGTCGACCTCGAAGGCCTGGCCGGCGTCAAAGTCTGTCACCGCATCGAATCGCCGTACAAGCTCGCGCACCGCCACTTCCGTCCGGAAGGCGGCGTCATCCGCGTCGGAAAGGCAGAAATCGGCTCTACCGCCATCGCTCTCGCCGCCGGCCCTTCCCTCATCGAGAACCGCCGCCAGATCGAACGCGTCGCCGGGATCGTCGCCGAGGCGGGCGGCCAGATCCTGCGCGGCCGCTGCGACCCCGTCCGACCCGGTTTCGCCGAGCCCGAGCCGATCGAACCGGCGCTCGAAATGCTCCGCCTCGCCGCCGACGCGCATGGACTCGGTGTGCTCGCCGAAGCGTGCGATCCGGCCCAGACCCCTCTCATCGCCCAGTTCGCCGACATCATCCAGGTGAGCAGCCAGAACATGCAGAACTTCCGCCTCCTCGGCGCGGTTCGCGCCGCCGGCAAACCCGTTCTGCTGAGGCGCGGTGTTTCGGCCACGCTCGAGGAACTGCTGATCTCGGCCGAGTTCGTCCTCACGGCCGGTAACTACGACGTCATGGTTTGCGAATGCGGCATCCGGACCTTCGAAAGCCACACCGCGAACACCATGGACATCGGCGCCATTCCCACGCTCCGCAAGTGGTCCCACTTGCCCGTCCTCGCCGACCCCAGCCGCGGCTCCGGCCGCCGCGACAAGGTGATCCCCATGGCTCTCGCCGCCGCCGCCGCCGGCGCTCACGGCCTGCTCATCGAACTCCACCCGGACCCGGACCATGCCCGCGCCGACGGCGGCCAGGCCCTCAGCCCCGCCCAGTTTCTGGAACTCGCCGCGCGGCTCCGTCAACTCGCTCCGGCCGTAGGACGGACCTTCGGATGA
- a CDS encoding prephenate dehydrogenase → MKNEGTNQTIDTVAIVGVGLIGGSFARALRERAGFHGRILGVSRPEFAGAAVRAGVIDEAVTLEDAAARSGFLYLSAAIGRIAATVATLDPYLKAGALVTDAGSTKRRIMDAGAAIRRGVFVGGHPMAGKEQRGSAAADPDLFAGRTYFLTFAAEDHKQLPAVLQLRRWLGAFGANVVEIEPAAHDRLVAFTSHLGQLASTGLALTVDRQVAERARTGAGSGIIDMTRLAMSGWDGLWSDILATNHDAIGAALDAYISELQRIRANLQGDFAADFDRAAAFAAKLRKS, encoded by the coding sequence ATGAAAAACGAGGGAACGAACCAAACGATCGATACCGTCGCCATCGTTGGCGTCGGCTTGATCGGCGGGTCGTTCGCCCGCGCCCTCCGCGAGCGCGCAGGTTTTCACGGCCGTATCCTCGGCGTGAGCCGGCCCGAGTTTGCCGGCGCCGCCGTCAGGGCGGGAGTGATCGACGAAGCCGTCACGCTCGAAGACGCCGCCGCCCGCTCCGGATTTCTCTACCTCTCGGCGGCCATCGGCCGCATCGCCGCCACCGTCGCCACCCTCGATCCGTACTTGAAAGCCGGCGCGCTCGTCACCGACGCCGGCAGCACAAAGCGCCGGATCATGGACGCCGGCGCTGCTATCCGCCGCGGCGTCTTCGTCGGCGGCCATCCGATGGCAGGCAAGGAACAACGCGGCAGCGCCGCCGCGGACCCCGATCTGTTCGCCGGCCGGACCTACTTTCTCACTTTCGCCGCCGAGGACCACAAGCAACTACCGGCGGTTCTCCAGCTTCGCCGCTGGCTCGGCGCCTTCGGAGCCAACGTTGTCGAGATCGAGCCCGCCGCGCACGACAGGCTCGTGGCGTTCACCTCGCACCTCGGGCAGCTTGCGTCGACCGGCCTTGCCTTAACCGTGGATAGGCAAGTCGCCGAACGCGCCCGAACCGGCGCCGGCAGCGGCATTATCGACATGACGCGGCTCGCAATGAGTGGATGGGATGGGTTATGGTCCGATATCCTGGCCACCAATCATGACGCTATCGGCGCCGCTTTGGATGCCTATATCTCCGAGTTACAACGCATCCGCGCCAACCTCCAGGGCGACTTCGCCGCTGATTTCGACCGGGCCGCCGCGTTCGCCGCAAAACTGCGAAAATCCTGA
- a CDS encoding Crp/Fnr family transcriptional regulator, which yields MPISPSYNASAPTSRATSPLISTGPPRSPQNCENPDPQTAFQCYTGSNHLEEVRVASSALLPAQPAFAPVRGWCPPSTYSRGDILFRQGDPASSLFLVDSGLVRVTSQLADRREVVLRVVRAGGLVGDRVLLGDTTRDATAEVLSPAAIQEIAADDFLERSRLSPDLWNWFTTQLERRIHDVEQRLHLISFYRVRQRLMLVLADLAESFPGPHPIVPLTQSDLAQLVGATRETASTALNDLEREHCVRLGRGSVQVFDAERLRSLAYGEPA from the coding sequence ATGCCTATATCTCCGAGTTACAACGCATCCGCGCCAACCTCCAGGGCGACTTCGCCGCTGATTTCGACCGGGCCGCCGCGTTCGCCGCAAAACTGCGAAAATCCTGATCCGCAAACCGCGTTTCAGTGCTACACTGGGTCCAATCACCTGGAGGAGGTGCGAGTGGCCTCATCGGCGCTTTTGCCTGCGCAGCCGGCGTTTGCCCCCGTCCGTGGCTGGTGCCCACCATCCACTTACTCGCGCGGCGATATCTTATTCCGTCAAGGCGACCCTGCGTCGTCTCTTTTTCTCGTCGATTCCGGATTGGTGCGAGTAACCTCTCAACTGGCTGACCGCCGTGAGGTTGTCCTTCGCGTTGTCCGTGCCGGCGGCTTGGTCGGCGATCGCGTATTGCTCGGCGACACCACCCGCGACGCCACCGCCGAGGTCCTGTCGCCCGCGGCGATTCAGGAAATCGCGGCCGATGACTTCCTCGAACGCTCCCGGCTCAGCCCCGATCTCTGGAACTGGTTCACCACACAGCTCGAGCGCCGCATCCACGACGTCGAACAGCGCCTGCACCTCATCTCGTTCTATCGGGTCCGCCAGCGGCTGATGCTCGTCCTCGCGGACCTCGCTGAGTCGTTCCCAGGGCCGCATCCGATCGTCCCGCTCACCCAGAGCGATCTCGCGCAACTGGTCGGCGCGACCCGCGAAACCGCCTCTACCGCGCTGAACGACCTCGAGCGTGAGCACTGCGTCCGGCTCGGCCGCGGCTCCGTCCAGGTCTTCGACGCGGAGCGTCTTCGGAGCCTCGCATACGGCGAGCCGGCCTGA
- a CDS encoding 7-carboxy-7-deazaguanine synthase QueE — MFVSELFYSIQGEGVLAGAPSVFIRTSGCNLRCSWCDTPYTSWAPEGSHRTLDELCAYVREHSTGYTVITGGEPMIAPEIVELTQRLRASGEHITVETAGTVYAPVECDLMSISPKLANSTPTDAGEWAARHERLRLQPEVLARLVAGWTYQLKFVVRGEEDLQEIDALLESISYSPDRVLLMPEGTDPSVLGERSQRVGEMCKKKGFRLSPRLHVLLYGNRRGT, encoded by the coding sequence ATGTTCGTCTCCGAGCTGTTCTATTCGATCCAGGGCGAGGGCGTGTTGGCCGGGGCGCCATCGGTATTTATTCGTACGAGCGGATGCAACCTGCGGTGCTCCTGGTGTGACACTCCTTACACTTCGTGGGCCCCCGAGGGCTCGCATCGGACGCTCGATGAATTGTGCGCCTATGTGCGGGAACATTCGACTGGCTACACGGTGATCACCGGGGGCGAGCCGATGATCGCACCCGAGATCGTGGAACTCACGCAGCGGCTGCGCGCGTCCGGCGAACACATCACAGTCGAGACGGCGGGGACGGTGTACGCGCCGGTGGAGTGCGACCTGATGAGCATCTCGCCGAAGCTCGCCAATTCGACGCCGACGGATGCGGGTGAATGGGCGGCCCGGCATGAACGGCTGCGCCTCCAGCCGGAGGTGTTGGCGCGGCTGGTTGCGGGTTGGACTTATCAATTGAAATTCGTCGTACGGGGGGAGGAGGATCTGCAAGAAATCGACGCGCTGCTCGAGTCGATTTCATACTCCCCAGACAGGGTACTGTTGATGCCCGAGGGGACGGATCCCAGCGTCCTCGGTGAGCGGTCGCAGAGAGTCGGCGAAATGTGTAAGAAAAAAGGATTTCGCCTGAGTCCACGTCTACACGTCTTGCTCTACGGGAACCGGAGAGGCACCTAA
- the queC gene encoding 7-cyano-7-deazaguanine synthase QueC: MTETPAVCLLSGGLDSATCLAWARARGFACHALSFDYGQRHRAELEAAARVAASVGAARHLTIPVRLDLFGASALTESGIAVPKHRSAEAMGKGIPVTYVPARNTVFLSLALAWAEVLGASDIVIGVNAIDYSGYPDCRPEFIEAFARMADLATRAGVEGRTRIRIHTPLIELSKAGIIRLGTELGVDYGMTHSCYDPTPEGLPCGSCDSCLLRRKGFDEAGLRDPLPYP; encoded by the coding sequence TTGACTGAGACTCCAGCGGTCTGTCTGCTGAGCGGTGGTTTGGATTCGGCGACGTGCCTCGCCTGGGCGCGGGCGCGCGGCTTCGCCTGCCACGCGCTCTCCTTCGACTATGGACAGCGGCACCGCGCGGAGCTGGAGGCGGCGGCGCGAGTGGCCGCATCGGTTGGGGCGGCGCGGCACCTGACGATTCCGGTGCGGCTCGATCTGTTCGGCGCCAGCGCGCTGACCGAGAGCGGGATCGCGGTGCCGAAGCACCGTTCGGCGGAGGCGATGGGGAAGGGCATCCCGGTGACGTATGTGCCGGCGCGGAATACGGTTTTTCTTTCGCTGGCGCTGGCGTGGGCGGAAGTGCTGGGCGCGAGCGATATCGTGATCGGCGTGAACGCGATCGACTACTCGGGCTACCCGGATTGCCGACCGGAGTTCATTGAGGCCTTCGCCCGGATGGCCGATCTGGCCACCAGGGCCGGCGTCGAGGGGCGGACGCGCATCCGGATCCACACACCGCTGATCGAGCTGTCGAAAGCCGGAATTATTCGCCTCGGGACGGAGCTTGGCGTCGACTACGGGATGACGCACTCCTGCTACGACCCCACGCCAGAGGGCCTTCCGTGCGGATCGTGCGATTCGTGCCTGCTGCGGCGGAAAGGTTTCGATGAGGCCGGCCTGCGCGATCCGCTACCGTATCCATAA
- a CDS encoding MFS transporter: MSRSPALPLDAAAASPVVRTGAASLALLSIGHFFIDLYAGALGAIQPYLVERLQLTLAQAGWLGGILLLSSSVSQPLYGYLSDRFRSRLFTVLAPAVAGVFLSALPSAPGYPAALALVLLGGAGVASFHPQASARVTHGVAAARGTWMAFFISTGTLGMALGPTYFSLLPQAIGYERTWMACVPGVACSIFLWRMLDEGPRPAGRHTGLDLAALRAVWRPLSLLYFCVFIRSIVQVTFAQLLPLYLHRERGLTIPHANYTLSVYLAFGAIGGLLGGRLADRIGGRGVIMLSMLGSVPFLLAFFLASGWASMGGLMLGGLVLLFTIPVNVIMAQELAPGQTGTVSALMMGFAWGLPALIFVPLTGWASDRYSMHAVLSLLALTPIAGFFLARALPRRGETVD, encoded by the coding sequence ATGAGCCGTTCGCCCGCTCTTCCATTGGACGCCGCAGCCGCCTCCCCCGTGGTCCGCACCGGAGCGGCTTCGCTCGCCCTGCTCTCGATAGGCCATTTCTTTATCGATCTTTATGCCGGCGCACTCGGCGCGATCCAGCCCTACCTTGTGGAGCGGCTGCAGCTCACCCTGGCGCAGGCGGGTTGGCTCGGCGGGATCCTTTTGTTGTCTTCGTCGGTGTCGCAGCCGCTCTATGGCTACTTGTCGGACCGGTTCCGGTCGCGCCTGTTCACGGTGCTCGCTCCGGCAGTGGCGGGCGTGTTTCTTTCCGCGCTGCCTTCGGCGCCTGGATACCCGGCCGCGCTTGCGCTGGTGTTGCTTGGCGGAGCCGGCGTGGCGTCGTTCCATCCGCAGGCGTCGGCGCGAGTGACGCACGGCGTGGCGGCGGCGCGCGGTACCTGGATGGCCTTCTTCATCAGCACGGGGACACTCGGGATGGCGCTCGGGCCCACCTACTTTTCGCTGCTGCCACAGGCGATCGGATATGAGCGCACATGGATGGCGTGTGTTCCCGGCGTGGCGTGCTCGATCTTCCTCTGGCGCATGCTCGATGAGGGGCCGCGGCCGGCCGGGCGGCACACCGGGCTCGACCTCGCGGCGCTGCGCGCGGTGTGGCGGCCGCTGTCACTGCTCTATTTCTGCGTATTCATCCGTTCGATCGTGCAGGTGACATTCGCGCAGCTTCTGCCGCTCTACCTGCACCGGGAGCGCGGACTCACGATCCCGCACGCCAACTACACGCTATCGGTGTACCTCGCCTTCGGCGCGATCGGCGGCCTGCTCGGGGGGCGGCTTGCGGACCGGATCGGCGGCCGGGGCGTCATCATGCTCTCGATGCTCGGCTCGGTTCCGTTCCTGCTCGCGTTCTTTCTCGCCAGCGGGTGGGCATCAATGGGGGGGCTGATGCTAGGCGGTCTGGTGCTGCTGTTCACCATCCCCGTGAACGTGATCATGGCGCAGGAACTGGCGCCGGGGCAGACCGGCACCGTATCCGCTTTGATGATGGGCTTTGCGTGGGGATTGCCGGCGCTCATCTTCGTTCCGCTCACCGGTTGGGCGTCGGACCGGTACTCGATGCATGCGGTGCTGAGCCTGCTGGCGTTGACGCCGATCGCCGGTTTCTTCCTGGCTCGCGCGCTGCCGCGGCGAGGTGAGACCGTTGACTGA
- a CDS encoding oligogalacturonate lyase family protein: MHRLTALVLLLPALTAAAGEEPPTTWIDPDTGHRVVRLTREKGSASLYFNQNGYTADGQKLVYTTPDGISVLDLATRASRQVVDGRVRMIDAGRRTPRVYYIRNGAAWWTDTASGESGKIGDLPRRGGISTINADETLLAGTYIEGDGRDYDNRRPANPPAPGASPAASQGHPLDQPRNKGQMMEERWAARLPMGLFTMNIATGEVKTIHRDNSWLNHLLFSPTDPKMLMFCHEGPWHKVDRIWLIDIAEGKPRKIHSRTMAMEIWGHEFWSSDGKTVWYDLQTPRGEDFWLAGYRVDTGERTRYHLQRDEWSIHFNATRDGKLFAGDGGDPGQVARAKDGRWIYLFRPELIPNRGFDDPSFVRPGVLRAERLVNMAKHQYRLEPNVSFTPDQKWVVFRSNMFGDTYVFAVAVEKESPATPNRTPGR, encoded by the coding sequence ATGCACAGACTCACTGCGCTCGTGCTGCTGCTCCCGGCCCTGACGGCGGCCGCCGGCGAGGAACCGCCAACCACCTGGATCGATCCCGATACCGGCCACCGCGTTGTCCGCCTCACCCGGGAAAAAGGCAGCGCCAGCCTTTACTTCAACCAGAACGGCTACACCGCCGACGGCCAGAAGCTCGTCTACACGACACCGGACGGAATCTCCGTGCTCGACCTCGCCACGCGCGCCTCGCGTCAGGTCGTCGACGGGCGCGTCCGGATGATCGACGCCGGCCGCCGCACTCCGCGCGTCTACTACATCCGGAACGGCGCGGCCTGGTGGACCGATACGGCGTCGGGCGAGTCGGGCAAGATCGGCGACCTCCCCCGGCGCGGCGGCATCTCCACCATCAACGCCGACGAAACCCTCCTCGCCGGCACGTACATTGAAGGCGACGGCCGCGACTACGACAATCGCCGTCCCGCCAATCCGCCCGCCCCCGGCGCCTCACCGGCCGCATCGCAAGGACACCCGCTCGACCAGCCTCGCAACAAAGGCCAGATGATGGAGGAGCGCTGGGCCGCCAGACTCCCCATGGGCCTGTTCACGATGAACATCGCCACCGGCGAGGTAAAGACCATTCACCGCGACAACAGTTGGCTGAACCACCTGCTGTTCTCACCCACCGATCCCAAAATGCTGATGTTCTGCCACGAAGGCCCGTGGCACAAGGTGGACCGTATCTGGCTCATCGACATCGCTGAAGGCAAGCCCAGGAAGATCCACTCCCGAACGATGGCGATGGAGATCTGGGGGCACGAATTCTGGAGCTCCGACGGCAAGACCGTCTGGTACGACCTCCAGACGCCTCGCGGCGAGGATTTCTGGCTGGCCGGTTATCGCGTGGATACCGGCGAACGCACCCGGTATCACCTCCAGCGCGACGAATGGTCGATTCACTTCAACGCAACGCGCGATGGGAAGCTGTTCGCGGGCGACGGCGGCGACCCGGGTCAAGTCGCCCGCGCCAAGGACGGCCGCTGGATCTACCTCTTCCGCCCCGAACTGATTCCGAACCGCGGCTTCGACGATCCGTCGTTCGTCAGGCCCGGCGTCCTCCGCGCCGAGCGCCTCGTCAACATGGCGAAGCACCAGTACCGCCTCGAGCCGAACGTGAGCTTTACGCCCGATCAGAAATGGGTGGTGTTCCGCTCCAACATGTTCGGCGACACCTACGTCTTCGCCGTGGCGGTGGAGAAGGAATCCCCGGCTACGCCGAATCGAACTCCCGGACGATGA
- a CDS encoding CZB domain-containing protein yields MDASQIDKWVAAHGMWKARLNTAIENGKLDVPAATVRLDNYCDFGKWLYGASIPDGQKQTEHYTKVKALHADFHKAAAAVAALAEAGKPVEARNRMGGEFAKVSSQLTLAMTAWKKSLS; encoded by the coding sequence ATGGATGCAAGCCAGATCGACAAATGGGTCGCCGCGCACGGCATGTGGAAGGCCAGGCTCAACACCGCCATCGAAAACGGGAAACTGGACGTTCCCGCCGCAACGGTCCGCCTCGACAACTACTGTGACTTTGGGAAGTGGCTATATGGAGCATCCATTCCCGATGGTCAGAAACAGACCGAGCACTACACGAAGGTAAAGGCGCTGCATGCCGACTTTCACAAGGCGGCCGCCGCGGTTGCGGCATTGGCCGAGGCCGGCAAGCCGGTCGAGGCGCGGAACCGGATGGGGGGCGAGTTCGCCAAGGTCTCGAGCCAGCTCACGCTGGCCATGACCGCGTGGAAGAAGTCACTGTCCTAG
- a CDS encoding CZB domain-containing protein → MDATEITKGIAAHARWKARLNTAIDTRKLSVPVSTIRVDNECEFGKWLHGAAFPPAERNGQHYPKVKELHARFHQSAATVAQLAEAGRADEARKHMATNGDFALVSTELTMAMSAWRNTLA, encoded by the coding sequence ATGGACGCTACGGAAATCACGAAGGGAATCGCCGCGCACGCGCGTTGGAAGGCGCGCCTGAACACGGCAATCGACACCCGGAAGCTCTCGGTCCCGGTGTCAACCATTCGCGTGGACAACGAATGCGAATTCGGCAAGTGGCTTCACGGCGCCGCATTCCCGCCCGCGGAGAGGAACGGACAGCACTATCCGAAGGTAAAGGAACTGCACGCCCGTTTCCACCAGTCGGCGGCAACGGTGGCGCAGTTGGCCGAAGCCGGCCGCGCCGATGAGGCGCGCAAACACATGGCGACCAACGGCGACTTCGCTCTCGTCTCCACCGAACTGACCATGGCCATGTCGGCTTGGCGGAATACGCTCGCCTGA